In the genome of Saccharomonospora viridis DSM 43017, one region contains:
- a CDS encoding general stress protein, protein MIVTGPFSSGRQAAGLPRLPTPPSGWPIGSYATYEEAQRAVDYLADNEFQVQDVTIVGVDLMLVERVIGKLSWGRVLGTGALSGAWFGFFVGVLLIMVSRPEEMWSPVLLGLVAGVVFGAAFAAMSYAFTRGRRDFSSASQLVAGRYDVLCRPRNAEKGRDLLARLAMGSHN, encoded by the coding sequence ATGATCGTGACCGGTCCATTCTCGTCGGGTCGACAGGCGGCGGGGTTGCCGCGTCTTCCCACGCCACCGTCCGGTTGGCCGATCGGGTCCTACGCCACGTATGAGGAGGCGCAGCGCGCCGTCGATTACCTCGCCGACAATGAGTTCCAGGTCCAGGACGTGACCATCGTGGGCGTGGACCTGATGTTGGTGGAGCGGGTCATCGGCAAGTTGTCATGGGGCCGGGTACTGGGTACCGGGGCGTTGTCGGGCGCCTGGTTCGGGTTTTTCGTCGGCGTCCTCCTGATCATGGTCAGTAGGCCGGAGGAGATGTGGTCGCCCGTGCTGTTGGGCCTGGTCGCCGGTGTGGTGTTCGGCGCGGCGTTCGCCGCGATGAGCTACGCCTTCACGCGTGGACGACGCGACTTCTCGTCGGCGAGTCAGCTGGTCGCGGGGCGCTACGACGTATTGTGCCGGCCACGGAACGCTGAAAAGGGACGCGATCTGTTGGCCCGTCTGGCCATGGGGTCACACAATTGA
- a CDS encoding ABC transporter substrate-binding protein has protein sequence MVEVAARRRLRRSPSRVAAIVGVTAVASSALVACGADDGMRINVYYAPEDNFQTVVDNCNTQANGRYEIVYHKLPRDADGQREQMVRRLAAGDTSMDVLGLDVTWVPEFAEAGWIEEWTGENKAEAERDVLPGPLKTAQWDGKLYAAPKNTNVQLLWYDDRITPEPPRTWEEMMETSRRLREQGKPHEIVFTGAQYEGLVVVYNSITESAGGRILSEDGESVIVDEGAVRALEILREVSSSGLTDPSLTNQREDEVRLTFQQGNAAFQLNWPFVYASYASEKPDELQHMKWAPYPGVGDADSGRSTIGGYDLAVSATSRNKPEAFEAALCLRSAENQKFSALMDGVPPTIESVYDDTTPLDPSKPADPEDNPTMEMKYPMKDAIRDELKDAAVRPLTPAYQNLSIVMAKVLSPPGEIDPERTAAELREQLEEALSSKGVIP, from the coding sequence ATGGTGGAAGTCGCTGCACGGCGGCGACTACGGCGTTCACCCAGTCGTGTTGCGGCGATAGTCGGCGTCACCGCGGTGGCGAGTTCGGCGCTGGTCGCCTGCGGGGCGGACGACGGAATGCGGATCAACGTCTACTACGCCCCGGAAGACAACTTCCAGACGGTCGTCGACAACTGCAACACACAGGCGAACGGTCGCTACGAGATCGTCTATCACAAGCTCCCTAGGGACGCCGACGGCCAGCGTGAGCAGATGGTGCGCAGGCTCGCGGCGGGTGACACGTCGATGGACGTCCTCGGTCTCGACGTCACCTGGGTGCCCGAATTCGCCGAGGCAGGTTGGATCGAGGAGTGGACCGGTGAGAACAAGGCCGAGGCCGAGCGGGACGTCCTCCCCGGTCCGCTGAAGACGGCGCAGTGGGACGGCAAGCTGTACGCCGCGCCGAAGAACACCAACGTCCAGCTGCTCTGGTACGACGACCGGATCACTCCGGAGCCGCCCCGGACGTGGGAGGAGATGATGGAGACCTCGCGGCGGCTGCGGGAACAGGGCAAGCCGCACGAGATCGTGTTCACCGGAGCCCAGTACGAGGGTCTCGTCGTGGTGTACAACTCGATCACCGAATCGGCGGGCGGTCGCATCCTGTCCGAGGACGGCGAGTCGGTGATCGTCGACGAGGGCGCGGTCCGGGCGTTGGAGATCCTGCGGGAGGTCAGCTCCAGCGGGCTCACCGACCCGTCGCTGACCAACCAGCGGGAGGACGAGGTCCGGCTCACGTTCCAGCAAGGGAACGCCGCGTTCCAGTTGAACTGGCCGTTCGTCTACGCCTCCTACGCCTCGGAGAAGCCCGACGAGCTGCAGCACATGAAGTGGGCGCCGTATCCCGGGGTGGGCGATGCGGACTCCGGTCGCAGCACCATCGGTGGTTACGACCTCGCGGTCAGCGCGACCTCCCGGAACAAGCCGGAGGCGTTCGAGGCGGCGCTGTGCCTGCGTAGCGCGGAGAACCAGAAGTTCTCGGCGCTGATGGACGGGGTGCCGCCCACGATCGAGTCGGTCTACGACGACACCACGCCGCTCGATCCGTCGAAACCGGCGGACCCCGAGGACAACCCGACGATGGAAATGAAGTACCCGATGAAGGACGCGATTCGGGACGAACTGAAGGACGCGGCCGTGCGACCGCTGACTCCGGCTTATCAGAACCTGTCCATCGTGATGGCCAAGGTGCTCTCGCCACCGGGGGAGATCGACCCCGAGCGGACCGCGGCCGAGCTGCGCGAACAGCTTGAGGAAGCGTTGAGCTCGAAGGGTGTGATCCCGTGA
- a CDS encoding carbohydrate ABC transporter permease: MSDTAASPTATAGSATRVETGERGKAPMSEGKRAERRLGLLLVAPAAIVMLAVTGYPILYSVWLSLQRYDLRFPDDREFVWFANYAAVLTNSYWWTAFGVTMLITVVSVAIEFVLGMALALIMHRTLVGRGLVRTVTLIPYGIVTVVAAFSWFYAWTPGTGYLANALTPGSAPLTEQGSSLAIIILAEVWKTTPFMALLLMAGLALVPEDLLKAASMDGANAWQRFTKVMLPVMKPAILVALLFRTLDAFRVFDNIFVLTGGANDTSSVSMQTYNNLMKGLNLGIGSTMAVLIFIAVAIIAFIFIKVFGTAAPGSDQEGKR; the protein is encoded by the coding sequence GTGAGCGACACGGCAGCGAGTCCGACAGCCACCGCCGGATCGGCGACGAGGGTTGAGACGGGTGAGCGGGGCAAGGCCCCGATGAGCGAGGGCAAACGCGCGGAACGCAGGCTCGGGCTGCTGCTCGTGGCTCCCGCGGCGATCGTGATGCTGGCCGTCACCGGCTATCCGATCCTGTATTCGGTCTGGTTGTCGTTGCAGCGCTACGACCTCCGATTCCCGGATGACCGGGAGTTCGTCTGGTTCGCCAACTACGCCGCCGTGCTCACCAATTCGTATTGGTGGACGGCGTTCGGCGTCACGATGCTCATCACCGTGGTGTCGGTGGCCATCGAGTTCGTGCTCGGCATGGCGTTGGCGCTGATCATGCACCGTACGCTGGTCGGCCGTGGTCTGGTGCGCACGGTGACGTTGATCCCGTACGGCATCGTCACGGTGGTGGCGGCGTTCTCCTGGTTCTACGCGTGGACCCCGGGAACCGGGTATCTCGCCAACGCGCTGACACCGGGCAGCGCGCCGTTGACCGAACAAGGGTCGTCCCTGGCGATCATCATCCTGGCCGAGGTGTGGAAGACGACACCGTTCATGGCGTTGCTGCTCATGGCGGGTCTGGCGCTGGTGCCGGAAGACCTGCTCAAGGCGGCGTCGATGGACGGTGCGAACGCATGGCAGCGCTTCACCAAGGTGATGTTGCCGGTGATGAAGCCGGCCATCCTCGTGGCCTTGCTGTTCCGCACCCTCGACGCGTTCCGCGTGTTCGACAACATCTTCGTGCTGACAGGCGGCGCCAACGACACTTCCTCGGTGTCGATGCAGACCTACAACAACCTGATGAAGGGGCTCAACCTCGGCATCGGCTCCACGATGGCCGTGCTGATCTTCATCGCGGTGGCGATCATCGCGTTCATCTTCATCAAGGTGTTCGGCACGGCCGCGCCGGGCAGTGATCAGGAGGGGAAGCGCTGA
- a CDS encoding carbohydrate ABC transporter permease, with the protein MAGSGLGTSLAARKARWALIDIIVVVYALVPVLWIVSLSFKTKETLADGNFIPREWTLDNYREIFATNEFIRPLLNSIGIALIATLIAVVLGMMAAYAVARLDFPGKKLLIGVSLLIAMFPQISLVTPLFNIERELGLFDTWPGLILPYITFALPLAIYTLSAFFREIPWELEKAAKMDGATPGQAFRKVIAPLAAPGVFTSAILVFIFCWNDFLFAISLTSTEASRTVPAALSFFTGASQFEDPTGTISAAAVVITIPIILFVLFFQRRIVAGLTSGAVKG; encoded by the coding sequence ATGGCTGGGTCCGGTCTGGGGACGTCCCTCGCCGCACGTAAGGCGCGGTGGGCCTTGATCGACATCATCGTGGTGGTCTACGCGCTGGTGCCGGTGCTGTGGATCGTCTCCTTGTCGTTCAAGACGAAGGAGACGTTGGCCGACGGCAACTTCATTCCGAGGGAGTGGACGCTCGACAACTACCGGGAGATCTTCGCGACCAACGAGTTCATCCGGCCGCTGCTCAACTCGATCGGTATCGCGCTCATCGCGACGCTGATCGCCGTGGTCCTCGGCATGATGGCGGCGTACGCGGTGGCCCGGCTCGACTTCCCCGGGAAGAAACTCCTGATCGGAGTGTCGTTGCTGATCGCCATGTTCCCGCAGATCTCGCTGGTGACACCGCTGTTCAACATCGAGCGGGAACTCGGGTTGTTCGACACGTGGCCGGGGTTGATCCTGCCCTACATCACGTTCGCGCTGCCGTTGGCGATCTACACGTTGTCGGCGTTCTTCCGTGAGATCCCATGGGAGTTGGAGAAGGCGGCGAAGATGGACGGCGCCACGCCGGGCCAGGCGTTCCGCAAGGTGATCGCGCCGCTGGCCGCACCGGGTGTGTTCACCTCGGCGATCCTGGTGTTCATCTTCTGTTGGAACGACTTCCTGTTCGCCATCTCGCTGACGTCCACGGAGGCGTCGCGGACGGTGCCCGCCGCGTTGTCGTTCTTCACCGGCGCCTCGCAGTTCGAGGACCCGACCGGGACCATTTCGGCGGCGGCGGTGGTGATCACCATTCCGATCATTCTGTTCGTGTTGTTCTTCCAGCGACGTATCGTCGCGGGGCTGACCTCCGGTGCGGTGAAGGGTTAG
- a CDS encoding ABC transporter ATP-binding protein, translated as MAEIVLDKVTKRFPDGALAVSEMDLHIKDGEFVILVGPSGCGKSTALNMIAGLEDITSGELRIDGERANEKTPKDRDIAMVFQSYALYPHMSVRENMAFPLRLAKMDEATVKQKVEEAARILHLTQHLDRKPSNLSGGQRQRVAMGRAIVRNPKAFLMDEPLSNLDAKLRGQMRTSVSRLQRKLGTTTIYVTHDQVEAMTLGDRVVVLRSGVVQQVGSPQFLYDHPINLFVAGFIGSPSMNFVPATLENGTLNSVLGAVELPDRLRRLAEQANAPREVIMGVRPEHFEDVSLLEEGHRRGGATFTATVDVLESMGSEKYAYFTVDTEPVTTAGLTELVADTGAADVPGQGSTVVARLSAASEAREGDQAQVWFDVDKIQLFDPTSGKNLTYEG; from the coding sequence ATGGCTGAGATCGTGCTCGACAAGGTGACCAAGCGGTTCCCCGACGGAGCCCTCGCCGTGTCGGAAATGGACCTCCACATCAAGGACGGGGAGTTCGTGATCCTCGTCGGCCCGTCGGGCTGTGGGAAGTCGACGGCGTTGAACATGATCGCGGGGCTGGAGGACATCACCTCCGGAGAGCTGCGGATCGACGGTGAGCGCGCCAACGAGAAGACGCCGAAGGACCGCGACATCGCCATGGTCTTCCAGTCCTATGCGCTCTACCCGCACATGAGTGTGCGGGAGAACATGGCGTTCCCGTTGCGTCTGGCCAAGATGGACGAGGCCACCGTGAAACAGAAGGTGGAGGAGGCCGCGCGCATCCTCCACCTCACCCAGCATCTGGACCGTAAACCGTCCAATCTGTCCGGTGGACAGCGGCAGCGGGTGGCGATGGGCCGTGCCATCGTGCGTAACCCCAAGGCTTTCCTCATGGACGAGCCTTTGTCCAACTTGGACGCTAAGTTGCGGGGGCAGATGCGCACGTCGGTGTCGAGGCTGCAGAGGAAGCTGGGCACCACGACGATCTACGTGACCCACGACCAGGTCGAGGCGATGACGTTGGGCGACCGGGTCGTGGTGTTGCGCAGCGGTGTGGTGCAGCAGGTCGGTTCACCGCAGTTCCTCTACGACCACCCGATCAACCTGTTCGTGGCCGGGTTCATCGGCTCCCCGTCGATGAACTTCGTGCCCGCCACCCTGGAGAACGGGACGCTCAACAGCGTGTTGGGTGCCGTCGAACTGCCCGATCGGCTGCGGCGATTGGCCGAGCAGGCGAACGCGCCCCGCGAGGTCATCATGGGGGTCCGTCCCGAGCACTTCGAGGACGTCTCGTTGCTGGAGGAGGGACATCGCCGCGGTGGTGCCACGTTCACCGCCACGGTGGACGTCCTGGAGTCGATGGGTTCGGAGAAGTACGCCTACTTCACGGTGGACACCGAGCCGGTCACGACGGCCGGCCTAACCGAACTCGTGGCCGACACGGGCGCTGCCGACGTCCCGGGGCAGGGTTCCACCGTCGTGGCTCGCTTGTCCGCGGCCTCGGAGGCTCGCGAAGGCGATCAGGCGCAGGTGTGGTTCGACGTGGACAAGATCCAGTTGTTCGATCCGACTTCGGGGAAGAACCTCACCTACGAGGGATAG
- a CDS encoding magnesium and cobalt transport protein CorA: MPAISSLGNLRGRAHGRASRDRRRTGQEKQTSACVVDCGVYINGVRQPGEWSHAEAIAEVRKRGEGFVWIGLHEPDEKQIQGIAETFGLHELAVEDAVHAHQRPKLERYDDTLFMVFRTIRYVEHDSPTTANEIVESGELMAFLGSDFIITVRHGNHAGLTHLRRELDADPERLLPGPAAVLHAIADYVVDHFLVVTERIEDDIDEMETEVFAPRTRITSEQIYLFKREVLELRRAVLPLARPLRRLAEGHSRLIPEEIRSYFRNVHDHVTTVSERVSAFDELLTTLVDATLGKLTLQLNSDMRKITAWAAIIAVPTAIAGIYGMNFDYMPELGFKYGYPLTLGVILALCLLLYRIFRKNRWL, translated from the coding sequence ATGCCCGCCATTTCCTCCCTCGGCAATCTGCGCGGCCGAGCCCACGGCCGTGCCTCCCGTGACCGTCGCCGCACGGGGCAGGAAAAGCAGACCTCCGCCTGTGTCGTCGACTGTGGTGTCTACATCAACGGTGTGCGGCAGCCCGGCGAGTGGTCCCATGCCGAGGCCATCGCCGAAGTGCGCAAACGCGGCGAAGGCTTCGTGTGGATCGGACTGCACGAACCCGACGAGAAGCAGATCCAGGGCATCGCCGAGACGTTCGGTCTGCACGAACTCGCCGTCGAGGACGCCGTGCACGCCCATCAACGGCCGAAACTGGAACGCTACGACGACACGCTGTTCATGGTGTTCCGCACCATCCGCTACGTCGAACACGACTCGCCCACCACCGCCAACGAGATCGTCGAATCCGGCGAGCTGATGGCGTTCCTCGGCTCCGATTTCATCATCACCGTGCGGCACGGCAACCACGCCGGACTGACGCATCTACGCAGGGAGCTCGACGCCGACCCCGAACGCCTCCTCCCCGGACCGGCGGCGGTGTTGCACGCCATCGCCGACTACGTGGTCGACCACTTCCTCGTCGTCACCGAACGCATCGAGGACGACATCGACGAGATGGAGACCGAGGTCTTCGCGCCTCGCACGCGCATCACCTCGGAACAGATCTACCTGTTCAAGCGTGAGGTATTGGAACTACGCCGAGCCGTGCTGCCCCTGGCCAGGCCGTTGCGCAGACTGGCCGAGGGCCACAGTCGCCTGATCCCCGAGGAGATCCGGTCGTACTTCCGCAACGTGCACGACCACGTCACGACCGTGTCCGAAAGGGTGTCCGCCTTCGACGAGCTGCTGACCACCCTGGTCGACGCCACCCTCGGCAAGCTCACGCTCCAACTGAACTCGGACATGCGCAAGATCACGGCGTGGGCCGCGATCATCGCCGTGCCCACCGCCATCGCGGGGATCTACGGCATGAACTTCGACTACATGCCCGAGCTGGGTTTCAAGTACGGCTACCCGCTCACACTCGGCGTGATCCTCGCCCTCTGTCTGTTGCTGTACCGGATATTCCGCAAAAACCGCTGGCTCTGA
- a CDS encoding DUF2332 domain-containing protein encodes MTSSLETIRERLRRFSAEEAAGVSPLYEHLAAQAAADDDVAALLTAASGNDARPTLLLAAAHRLLQAEPIHPLSRYYPSLGGPAGPDTQTWPLFREFVLDRAEAMRELIARRFTQTNEVGRAAVLFPAVASVAKRVRGPIGLLEAGCSAGLLLGMDTFAYRYQCDGGEQLSAGPAKASVGLHCALSVGEGAVFPTLPKRMSVRARVGLDRVPVDASDEDELAWLEACVWADQPERVRLLRTAAAAQGRWRPELVTGDVVDDLADAAARVPEELPLVVYTSHTLPYLPESRREDFIAALRELAVRRPLWWVALESYEAALRYVLPGRDEFAYSATRRATLGVVSFDGRGMDVELNATATPHGRRMTWCAR; translated from the coding sequence ATGACCTCAAGTTTGGAAACGATCCGGGAACGGCTACGCCGGTTCTCCGCCGAGGAGGCGGCGGGGGTCTCACCGCTGTACGAACACCTGGCGGCGCAGGCCGCCGCCGACGACGACGTGGCCGCGTTGTTGACGGCCGCCTCCGGTAACGATGCGCGTCCGACGTTGCTGTTGGCCGCCGCGCATCGGCTGTTGCAGGCCGAACCGATCCATCCGCTGTCGCGGTACTACCCGTCGTTGGGTGGTCCGGCCGGGCCGGACACGCAGACGTGGCCGCTGTTTCGGGAATTCGTCCTCGACCGTGCCGAGGCGATGCGTGAGTTGATCGCTCGCCGATTCACGCAGACCAACGAGGTGGGCAGAGCCGCCGTACTGTTCCCCGCCGTCGCGTCGGTGGCCAAACGGGTGCGCGGTCCGATCGGGTTGCTGGAGGCGGGGTGCAGTGCCGGGTTGCTGTTGGGCATGGACACCTTCGCCTACCGCTATCAGTGCGACGGCGGGGAGCAGCTGTCGGCGGGACCGGCGAAGGCGTCGGTGGGACTGCACTGCGCCTTGTCGGTGGGTGAGGGGGCGGTGTTCCCGACCCTCCCGAAAAGAATGTCGGTGCGGGCTCGCGTGGGGTTGGATCGTGTGCCGGTCGACGCTTCCGACGAGGACGAGCTGGCGTGGTTGGAGGCGTGCGTGTGGGCCGATCAACCGGAGCGAGTGCGCCTGCTGCGTACGGCGGCCGCCGCGCAGGGTCGGTGGCGTCCGGAGTTGGTGACGGGCGATGTCGTGGACGACCTGGCGGACGCGGCCGCGCGGGTTCCGGAGGAATTGCCGCTCGTGGTCTACACCAGCCACACTTTGCCTTATTTGCCGGAATCCCGGCGGGAGGATTTCATAGCGGCGCTGCGGGAGCTCGCGGTGCGACGTCCGCTGTGGTGGGTGGCGCTGGAAAGCTATGAGGCGGCGCTTCGGTACGTGCTTCCCGGACGCGACGAATTCGCCTACTCGGCGACGAGGCGGGCCACTTTGGGCGTGGTCTCGTTCGACGGGCGAGGGATGGACGTCGAGCTCAACGCCACGGCGACACCGCACGGCCGGCGTATGACGTGGTGTGCGCGGTAA
- a CDS encoding NUDIX hydrolase produces the protein MSKVGGQTVVATVRCVGGIVFDSSGRLLLVRRGHAPGKGLWSLPGGRVETGENDTEAVMRELREETGLAVRPLTLAGTLTRGQYEIHDYTCIVEGGQLRPGDDADDVKWVDSAEFTALDEAGHLTEDLAETLRLWNALPRR, from the coding sequence ATGTCGAAAGTGGGAGGACAGACCGTGGTGGCCACCGTGCGCTGTGTCGGGGGGATCGTGTTCGATTCCTCGGGTCGACTGCTGCTCGTCCGACGCGGACACGCACCCGGGAAAGGGTTGTGGTCCTTACCGGGCGGCCGAGTGGAAACCGGCGAAAACGACACCGAGGCCGTCATGAGAGAACTTCGTGAAGAGACCGGGCTCGCGGTGCGGCCGCTCACCCTCGCCGGCACCCTCACCCGAGGCCAGTACGAGATCCACGACTACACATGCATAGTCGAGGGTGGACAGCTGCGCCCCGGCGACGACGCCGACGATGTCAAGTGGGTGGACTCAGCCGAATTCACAGCCCTCGACGAGGCGGGCCACCTCACCGAGGACCTGGCCGAAACCCTCCGCTTATGGAACGCACTACCCCGTCGTTGA
- a CDS encoding PH domain-containing protein: MFAPRDPDEYLLDTERRVIRVRRHWSCLIWQTFEAVALIAVCVMISYILPPAMWLMQNVLWYAALFLVLRFAYQVIEWWVERLVVTDKRFVMTKGVWTTQVLMMPLTKVTDLTYERPFLGRILGYGTMIVESAGQIQALNRIEYLPRPEEFYDTISELVFGDKQKQAERFSMIKAQRAARRGKVVG, from the coding sequence ATGTTCGCGCCTCGCGATCCAGACGAGTACCTGCTCGACACTGAGCGCCGGGTGATCAGAGTCCGGCGGCATTGGTCCTGCCTCATCTGGCAGACCTTCGAGGCCGTCGCCCTGATCGCCGTGTGCGTGATGATCTCGTACATCCTGCCGCCGGCCATGTGGCTGATGCAGAACGTCCTCTGGTACGCCGCGCTGTTCCTCGTCCTGCGCTTCGCCTACCAGGTGATCGAATGGTGGGTCGAACGTCTGGTCGTCACGGACAAACGGTTCGTGATGACCAAGGGGGTCTGGACCACGCAGGTACTGATGATGCCGCTCACGAAGGTCACCGACCTGACCTACGAACGTCCGTTCCTCGGTCGCATCCTCGGTTACGGGACCATGATCGTGGAGTCGGCGGGGCAGATCCAGGCGCTGAACCGCATCGAGTACCTCCCGAGACCGGAGGAGTTCTACGACACGATCTCCGAACTCGTCTTCGGTGACAAACAGAAGCAAGCCGAGCGGTTCTCGATGATCAAGGCCCAGCGGGCGGCACGTCGAGGCAAGGTGGTCGGCTGA
- a CDS encoding PHP domain-containing protein — protein sequence MVDVRIDLHTHSAVSDGTDSPAELVRIAAESGLDVIALTDHDTTAGWEAAAAALPPGLRLVPGAELSCELPAADGRKVSVHVLAYLFDPDAPALVAEQRRLRQERRERLRAMAERMAADGLPVDPDEILAGLAPDAPAGRPHLARALVRAGVVENVNEAFARFLGVGRGYYVPRMDTPVETAVDMIAAAGGVTVLAHPFANSRGPAVSEEAIGELAERGLAGVEVDHPEHDAKARKRLRALADDLGLVRTGSSDYHGANKTIAIGQETTDPEQFEALLARAGDASQRAGTRRTAP from the coding sequence ATGGTCGATGTGCGCATCGACTTGCATACCCACTCCGCCGTCTCCGATGGCACCGACAGTCCTGCGGAACTCGTGCGTATCGCGGCGGAGTCGGGGCTCGACGTCATCGCTTTGACCGACCACGACACCACCGCGGGGTGGGAGGCCGCAGCAGCGGCGTTGCCGCCGGGGCTGCGGCTGGTACCGGGTGCCGAGCTGTCGTGTGAGTTGCCGGCCGCCGACGGGCGAAAAGTGTCCGTCCACGTGTTGGCCTATCTGTTCGACCCGGACGCGCCCGCGTTGGTGGCGGAGCAGCGTCGACTCCGGCAGGAGCGGCGGGAAAGGTTGCGGGCGATGGCCGAGCGGATGGCCGCGGACGGTCTTCCGGTCGATCCCGACGAGATACTGGCCGGTCTGGCGCCCGACGCACCGGCGGGGAGACCGCACCTGGCGCGGGCATTGGTTCGTGCCGGCGTGGTCGAGAACGTGAACGAGGCGTTCGCTCGTTTCCTCGGGGTCGGACGCGGCTATTACGTGCCGAGGATGGACACGCCCGTCGAAACCGCTGTCGACATGATCGCCGCGGCGGGAGGCGTGACGGTGCTGGCGCACCCGTTCGCGAACTCACGTGGCCCGGCGGTGTCGGAGGAGGCGATCGGCGAACTCGCCGAACGCGGCCTCGCCGGGGTGGAGGTCGACCATCCCGAACACGACGCAAAGGCCCGGAAGCGACTGCGAGCGCTGGCCGATGACCTCGGACTGGTCCGCACCGGTTCCAGTGACTACCACGGTGCGAACAAGACGATCGCCATCGGACAGGAGACCACGGACCCCGAACAGTTCGAGGCGTTGTTGGCCCGCGCGGGCGACGCGTCGCAGCGGGCGGGGACGCGCAGGACGGCACCGTGA
- a CDS encoding MarC family protein translates to MTQVFDVTLFLEASITLLVIMDPPGTVPVFLSLVGRKPPAARAKAARQAVLVSLLVITLFAVAGEFILAYLGIGIHALQGAGGLLLLLVALDLLTGRGSSQPEAAEDVNVALVPLGTPLLAGPGAIAATIVFVRQTEGDIDGYLALGAAIIVVHLGLWACMRFSGVLIKVVRESGITLLAKIAGLLLAAIAVDLVADSVRGFIEGT, encoded by the coding sequence ATGACTCAGGTGTTCGACGTGACGCTGTTCCTGGAGGCCTCGATCACCCTGTTGGTGATCATGGACCCACCGGGGACCGTTCCGGTGTTCCTCAGCCTCGTCGGTCGGAAACCACCCGCCGCGAGGGCGAAGGCGGCTCGGCAGGCGGTTCTGGTCTCGTTACTGGTCATCACGCTGTTCGCCGTGGCCGGGGAGTTCATCCTGGCCTACCTGGGCATCGGCATCCACGCGTTGCAGGGTGCGGGCGGATTGCTGTTGCTGCTCGTGGCGCTCGACCTGCTCACCGGTAGGGGGAGTTCGCAACCGGAGGCGGCCGAGGACGTCAACGTGGCCTTGGTCCCCTTGGGGACGCCGCTGTTGGCCGGACCGGGCGCCATCGCGGCGACGATCGTGTTCGTCCGGCAGACTGAAGGGGACATCGACGGGTACCTGGCGCTGGGAGCCGCCATCATCGTCGTGCACCTGGGCCTGTGGGCCTGTATGCGGTTCTCCGGAGTGCTGATCAAGGTGGTGCGCGAGAGCGGTATCACGCTGTTGGCCAAGATCGCCGGTTTGTTGCTGGCGGCCATCGCCGTGGACCTGGTGGCCGACTCCGTCCGCGGTTTCATCGAAGGGACGTGA
- a CDS encoding RecB family exonuclease: MGQLGFDFGIEPRPLIKVTPARLSLYDDCPRRFRMTYLDQPAPSRTGPWAHTTLGAVIHNALRELFALPASERTPERAEALVSRHWRSGGFADAEQVARYAEAARRWTADYVERHGADAEPVGVERWVSATVGSDPASPSLIVEGRADRIDAHDGELVVIDYKTGRTPPSDEHARRSRALALYAIAASRTLRKPCSRVELHHVPTATVAVAEHTDADLNEHVQKAEETAAASRAAADKLTRGGDPDQLFPARPAPRCAWCELRSHCPEGRQAVPAARPWDLLAPTT; the protein is encoded by the coding sequence GTGGGGCAGCTCGGATTCGATTTCGGCATCGAACCTCGGCCGCTGATCAAGGTGACGCCGGCCCGGCTGTCGCTCTACGACGATTGCCCGCGCCGTTTCCGCATGACGTATCTCGATCAGCCCGCGCCCTCGCGTACGGGACCGTGGGCGCACACCACGTTGGGCGCGGTGATCCACAACGCCCTGCGGGAGTTGTTCGCGCTCCCGGCGTCGGAACGCACTCCCGAACGAGCCGAGGCGCTGGTGAGCCGCCATTGGCGCAGCGGGGGGTTCGCCGACGCCGAACAGGTGGCCCGATACGCGGAGGCCGCCCGCCGATGGACCGCCGACTACGTGGAACGGCACGGCGCCGACGCCGAGCCGGTGGGGGTGGAACGTTGGGTGTCGGCGACGGTCGGCAGTGATCCGGCGTCGCCCTCGTTGATCGTCGAGGGCCGGGCCGACCGCATCGACGCCCACGACGGCGAGTTGGTCGTGATCGACTACAAGACGGGTCGGACCCCACCGAGCGATGAGCACGCACGGCGGTCGCGTGCTCTTGCGCTGTACGCCATCGCGGCCTCACGCACGTTGCGCAAACCGTGCTCGCGGGTGGAACTGCACCATGTGCCCACAGCCACCGTCGCCGTCGCCGAACACACCGACGCCGATCTGAACGAACACGTGCAAAAGGCGGAGGAGACCGCCGCCGCGTCGCGTGCGGCGGCCGATAAGCTCACCCGAGGGGGCGATCCAGACCAACTCTTCCCTGCGCGACCGGCGCCTCGTTGTGCCTGGTGCGAGTTGCGTTCTCACTGTCCCGAAGGACGGCAGGCGGTGCCGGCGGCACGCCCGTGGGACTTGCTGGCACCAACGACGTGA